The Oncorhynchus clarkii lewisi isolate Uvic-CL-2024 chromosome 31, UVic_Ocla_1.0, whole genome shotgun sequence genome includes the window TAGCACCTCCTGGTTGAAActccaccgatccatgtttcatttttccttttgttttgtctgttttacacacctggttccccatctcataattatgttccttatttaaccctctggtttccctttctgttttgtgcgtgattgtcttTCGTGTATTCCggtgtgttgtattttgagtcTTGTTTTGTCCTGGTTTGGAACGGGATTTTGTTATGTTTTGGATTGAGTAAATCAGTGATTGTTACTCTTATCTGTgttctgcgcctgactccttcgctatcttctagatagactctgacaatatgactaaagagttaatcagggtaaactgggatatgactaaagagttaatcagggtaaactgggatgtgactaaatagttaatcagggtaaactgggatatgactaaagagttaatcagggtaaactgggatgtgactaaatagttaatcagggtaaactgggatgtgactaaagagttaatcaaggtaaactgggatatgactaaatagttaatcagggtaaactgggatgtgactaaagagttaatcagggtaaactgggatatgactagagagttaatcagggtaaactgggatatgactaaatagttaatcagggtaaactgggatatgactaaagagttaatcagggtaaactgggatgtgactaaagagttaatcaaggtaaactgggatatgactaaatagttaatcagggtaaactgggatgtgactaaagagttaatcagggtaaactgggatatgactagagagttaatcagggtaaactgggatatgactaaatagttaatcagggtaaactgggatatgactaaagagttaatcagggtaaactgggatgtgactaaagagttaatcaaggtaaactgggatatgactaaatagttaatcagggtaaactgggatgtgactaaagagttaatcagggtaaactgggatgtgactaaatagttaatcagggtaaactgggatgtgactaaagagttaatcaaggtaaactgggatatgactaaatagttaatcagggtaaactgggatgtgactaaagagttaatcagggtaaactgggatgtgactaaagagttaatcagggtaaactgggatatgactaaggagttaatcagggtaaactgggatgtgactaaagagttaatcagggtaaactgggatatgactagagagttaatcagggtaaactgggatatgactaaggagttaatcagggtgatttttccacaaatggACAGgtgttttcctttccatggtagcaagatcttatccaTTTTTGCAAACGTTCTCttaaaatgtattgtaatgagatcctttctttctttcaggatatgtataccgagtatgtccacgtCACCaccagaccattttattggtaaactacgcGGTAATGTAAAAGTAGTATTGTTGTGAGATCCAATACATAATAAACTGATCATAGTctggttgtaatccagagaggttcgaaaaagtatctagatcctctatgaggctgtggggAGATTctaattgtggatttaaaagaaaacatgaatcatcagcatacaatgacacctttgtttttaagccatgGATTTCTAttcccttgatattattgttggatctgatttgaatagctaacatttcgatggccacAATAAATgtatatgccgatagtggacaaccttgttttactcctcttgacagtttaaaactttctgagaagtagccattatttactattttacacctagggttactatacatgattttaacccattttataagagattctcaaAAAAGTAAatgttccaggcatttatatataaactccagtcgtacttaaTCGAAAGCCCTTTCAAAGTCTGCTATGAAGAGCAGGCCTGGATTCCCAGATTTTTTATAGTGTTTTTTTGTTTCTGGTACTTGCCTTATATTATCttcaatgtatcgtccatgtaaaaacccTGTCTGATTAGAATGAATAATGTCTGACAATACCTTttaaattctatacattttgctagaatttttgcattacaacactgaagtgtaatgGGCCTACAATtctttaaatggactggatctttatatttggACAGGATCTTTATTTTTCTCACTTTGTATCCTTgcatgattcttgccattctcctttgacctctctcatcaacaagctgttttcacccacaggactgcctctgGCTGGatgttttgtgtttgttgcatCCTTCTTGGTAAaacctagacactgtcgtgcgtgaaaagctCAGGAGGGTggctgtttctgagatactgaGTCCGGCGcacctggcaccgacgatcataacattatcaaagtcgcttaggtcacacGTTTTGCCCATTCTAGCGTTCAATCGatcagtaactgaatgcctcgatgcccgtctgcctgctttatatagcaagccacagccACGTGACTGTCTATAGGAGAAATACATTTTCGTGAATGGGGTGGCGTGCCTAATAAACTGGCCTGTGAGTGTAGATCAGATAGGAATAGTTCACTCCCAAAATCATAGCTAGGAAAACTCCTGAAGTAGAATGAAGTAGTATGCAGTTGTATCTTACCTATGACGTAGGACAGCAACAGATTCCATCCGGTAATAAACGCCAGTAGCTCTCCCACCGTCACATAGCTGTACAGATACGCAGACCCCGTTTTGGGGACGCGGGCCCCGAACTCAGCGTAGCACAAGCCGGCAAAGATGGAGGCCACGGCAGCGATGAAGAAGGATATGATGATGCTGGGACCTGACGACGTCCTAGCAACCTAATAGATGTCATTATCAATTAAATCGATtttataaatccctttttacatcagcagtttcCAGATACAAGGCCAAAACCCTAAAGAACAAGCAATACAGAGGCAGAAGCCCAGTGTCTAGGGAAACTCCCTAAAATATTAGAGAAAGGTCCAGACACTGTTTTTGCGatttcgttttttatttttacttaccACAACCAACAAGTTCACTTCCCCATCCTCATTGTGCATTATTTACAATTTCATGTGTACACCTTCTGgagacctgcatcactatactgaaAGCGTTTGACATATTTGGTTATTTCCGGAGCACTTGTTCATGTTTTTTCAGAGCACCCGTACTGCACAGCGAGAATGAGGAAGTGTATCACTGGTTGGGGTAAGTTTTTCAAAAACAAATGAAATCCCTCCCTTTTacgctgctattctctgtttatcatctatgcatagtcacgttaactctacctacatgtactgtacctaTTACCTcgattacctcgactaaccggtgcccccgcacattgactctgtactggtaccccctgtatatagcctccacattgactctgtaccggtaccccctgtatatagcctccacattgactctgtaccggtaccccctgtatatagcctccacattgactctgtaccggtaccccctgtatatagcctccacattgactctataccggtaccccctgtatatagcctccacattgactcagtaccgtaataccctgtatatatcttcgctattgttattgttgttatgctgctctttaattatttgtacattttatttcttattttttacttaacacttatttgtcttaaaactgcattgttggttactggATTGTAAGTAAttatttccctgtaaggtctacacctgttgtattcggcacgtgacaaataaaatttgattcgatttgtTTTACtgaacaaaaggcacatctcaataggtggccCTGATATACTCATGACATGGTTAGGTTAAATGTTAGGTTAAAGTTTTACGATAAAGTGTTACAATAAAGTGTTACGTAGAATTCTTACATTCAAGTGAAACATTAAAGTGTTACATTAAAGTGTTACAATAAGGTGTTACAATAAGGTGTTACAATAAAGTGTTACGTAGAATTCTTACATTCAAGTGAAACATTAAAGTGTTACATTAAAGTGTTACATTAAGGTGTTACATTAAGGTGTTACATTAAGGTGTTACATTAAGGTGTTACATTAAGGTGTTACATTAAGGTGTTACATTAAAGTGTTACATTAAGGTGTTACATTAAGGTGTTACATTAAAGTGTTACATATGGCTAAGTATTAAAGTATTAAAAGTGTTGACAGGTAAGTGTTAAAAAAGAGGATAAAAGGCTAAGTGCAACAATCAGAGATGTATCCATATATCGCCCCCAAGGTAATCCCCACCCCCCAGGGCCACCAAGTCAACagtgttaaattaaaataaatgagTTTACTAAGAAGAAGATGTATCCATGCCTCTCCAGAGAGAACGTAGACCCCTGCCCCCAGGGTACTCCCCACCCCTAGGGCCACCAGGTCCAGGGTGGTCAGACAGCGGTTGAAAGTGGACTCCTCTCCCTCGGGCTCCAGAGGTTTTCTCCTGGACAGGCTCCGTACAAAGGAGCTCAATGAGTGGCAGGTCATCCTTCTactggggtcaggggtcaggggttgtgggaagagagaggggggggggggggggggtgtaatgagAGAAGGTATAGAGGGAAAAGGGTATCAGCGAGGGGGGGGTCATCCCTTACACTGACTCATTCCTGACAACATGATGTTCAAGAACATTACTTTCTAATAAGATCAAAAGTTACATTGAAGAAAATGCATTTAAAGCTGTCTGTCTTTACCACAGTTTGAAAGATCAGCGGTATAATATCAGAAACATTATCAATAAACCTTGATCAGTTTCCATGTATTTCATGAAGTCTTCTATATGCAAACCGTGCTCTTTGTAAGTCCACGGTAAAATCCATAAGCTACTTCATGGACTGTCCCTATCAGTGACATTCTTACACCAGGCACGCTAACTCCATGAGTTCCGCACCACTGAGTGACAAGTTTGCAGTCTTCTTTTAAAACGGCCCAAAATCACTATCATTACTCTATCAGATAATCAATACATCAATATTTGTTTGTCTGCTTACCTGTTAGTGAGTGATTCCCTGTTACAGAGCTGTGCTGTGTTTAGGAGAGACAATTGACAGTGTTGATTATTCCTTCCTTCAATCACTTAATTATTTTATGCCTCCTCCTTAATCACCTGCCTGACAGAAGAGTACTGTTGCTTGTCGTTTTTCTCCTGATGCCCACTGGCTCTATAACTACGCCCTAACCTGCCACATGACTCACGACTCTAGCCAAAACTTAACTTGACAACTTTTATCCATGGGATAAACCTAAATGAGTCAAGTATGTAAGGAAATATTTACGCTATGTCATGAAAATACATGTTAATTAAACAGATATGTCATATAAAAACATGTATTAGGGATGTAATATCTAATAGCAGGTGTGTGAATCAATAGAATGTGTACTCACCTTACGATAGAAGTTCCATGTTATCATGTGCTCTGAGACGGAACATTGAGAATCAGACATTCcattcagctctctctctctctctctctctctctctctctctctctctctctctctctctctctctctctctctctctccactgggtgttctgtagggccactgctccctccttccttacatTGGAGAGGACAAAAACCGAGGGGGAAGAATGAACCAGAGAATGATCCGCTAGCTAAATGCCACTATCTCGAAGgagaatatatacagtggggtatgaaatgattgacaccctgtTTAAAGGTGAGCAGAAAATCTatatactgagctatattgtgtgCTCCAAACATTTtggaaattattttattttatactaatacagttGTTCAGAGAAacagattttgtttaacaataaatattttttttctcaaaaaggtaggggtcaacATTTTTTTCAACATCTCACTTTGCGAGAAAAACGGCACCCATTTTGAtccctacctttttgagaaaaaaaagtattacttgttgaacaaaatctatttctctgagcaattgccagaacagcttcaaagcaccttggcatagattctacaagtgtctggaactctattggagggatgtgacaccatacttccacgagaaattccatcatttggtgttttgttgatggtggatAACTGTCTCAGAAACCACACCAGAATCTCCCCTAAGTGTTCAAtcgggttgagatctggtgactgagacggccgtGGCCTATGGTTTAcgttgttttcatgctcatcaaaccattcagtgaccacttgtgctctgtggatgggggcattgtcatcctatgggggcatagccagggtagccaaaataatggcctgcccagtatttttatacatgaccctaagcattatGGGATGTTAACTGctttattacagtttttctcaattgctaaaacactaaaacccattggctgaacaaagttctcagttgcctggactcatttagctaattatgcagtctgttgtcaataccttaaaccatttcacatgataAAACAccatttgcagatctcacttacacttttcagcaaaactctaaacacattctcattctcaaaacacattctgcactctaatgcacatgtcatccatactggtaaacacaagtggcaacaatcaaatacaaatagagaacatatgtcattgattgaacacaaccactcaaaatggatttaacctgtttcaaatgatgcgacacaaccaatataagccagtacagagagcaaacaggttgttgaaggtgggaaggagaaagtctgaggatggatactgtagtacagtgcattgtaggctgtatactgtacaatggatgaattgtatggccctgaacattgtgctttccatttattaacagtactgacggctcaatagattttgactggttgcaggctcatatcaacaaagaacaagaattacagtgtcacagagacaaaggacaagtttgtgagatgggtacagtactgtaaaaataggggtacaaggaggaggaagaacaaaaaactaaattgcaaagagcaaagcagagtagtaatttctgatcaatgttGAGCTACTATGATtgaacatgttttcgttcatcaaaagacaatgacggaaaaatatgaatatttttttagattaaaaatgtacttctccctgagaattgtatgttttgaacaatgtgttttctatacttcggtgtattgtttactgactgcttgagagtgaaTATAATTTTGATCACTtggtttatgatttgagagcagtgtttgattttgaacacaggtaaaactgttttgaggcgaatgtttaATTTTGcgggaggagtcagaggttatgtaaatagtgcttgaagatgaggttttgtgtttaatgttttcaggaaatggagcaaagtttcagaaattgtgttttagcaattgagaaaaactgtaaatcaggaagggtgtcaataatttcgaaCCCCACTGTGGCTGTCTGTCCACACAGTTTCTTTCTCAGggcacaccacaacacaccctgCATTGTTGCCCTGTCCCAGCCGACTCTGGAGACAAGGTTATATTTTTCTCTGCAATGTAGTTCCCAGCCAGCTCTCTGTCAGCAGCTGAGAGGCAGCCCTAACTATCAACCCTGACAAATAATGTCAAAATAATCACTATTAACTAATAGGTAATGTCATAATTagtaaagagaggggggggggggggtcgagagAGCGGttagagaatgaaagagagagacggacagagagaaagagagacactgagagagagagagagagagagagagagagagagagagagagaaagagagagagagcgagagagagagtgagagaaagaaagaaagagcgcgagagagattgagaaagagagagagtgtgagcgagcgagagaaaaagagaaaaagagagagagaaaaagagaaaaagagagagagaaaaagagaaaaagagagagagaaaaagagaaaaagagagagagaaaaagagagaaggggacaaaGCTGCTTTCATGGCCCATAACGGGCTGTACACTCTTTGTGACTGTGGTGTTGTTTCGTTTTCTTTCCCCCTGAGCCTCCTCTCGTCTCCCATAAAGGGACTTCAGCCAACCCTAATCCCTCCTGACGTCCACCTGCCTACCCAGGGACGGACTGAGACCAGAAATCAACCCGGTTATTTCTAGCACACCAGACaattttgttttctttattgagGCCTCCATTATTATCTAAATAATGAGAAttcagcccatctggcatttccCAACTGCCCTACGGCCAGTCAGTTTCTGTCACTACCCCGGCCCTGCCTCTCCACCCCCTGGCCCACCCAGGCCCTGCCTCTCCACCCTCTGGCCcacccctgccctgcctctccaccCCACACCGGCCCTGCCTCTCCACCCTCTGGCCCACCCCGGCCCTGCCTCTCCACCCCCTGGCCCACCCCGGCCCTGCCTCTCCACCCCCTGGCCCACCCCGGCCCTGCCTCTCCACCCTCTGGCCCACCCCGGCCCTGCCTCTCCACCCCACACCGGCCCTGCCTCTCCACCCTCTGGCCCACCCCTGCTCTGCCTCTCCACCCTCTGGCCCACCCCGGCCCTGCCTCTCCACCCCCTGGCCcacccctgccctgcctctccaccCCCTGGCACACCCGTGCCCTGCCTCTCCACCTcacccctgccctgcctctccaccccacccctgccctgcctctccaccCCCTGGCCCAACCCGGCCCTGCTTCTCCACCCCACCCCGGCCCTGCCTCTCCACCCCCTGGCCCACCACTGCCCGGCCTCTCCACCCCCTGGCCcacccctgccctgcctctccaccccacccctgccctgcctctccaccCCCTGGCCCACCCCGGCCCTGCCTCTCCACCCCCTGGCCcacccctgccctgcctctccaccccacccctgccctgcctctccaccccctggtccacccctgccctgcctctccaccCCCTGGCCCACCCGTGCCCTGCCTCTCCACCTcacccctgccctgcctctccaccccacccctgccctgcctctccaccccctggcccacccctgccctgcctctccaccccacccctgccctgcctctccaccCCCTGGCCCACCCCGGCCCTGCCTCTCCACCCCCTGGCCcacccctgccctgcctctccactCTCTGGCCCACCCCGGCCCTGCCTCTCCACCCcggccctgccctgcctctccaccCTCTGGCCcacccctgccctgcctctccactCTCTGGCCcacccctgccctgcctctccaccCCACCCCGGCCCTGCCTCTCCACCCTCTGGCCCACCCCAGCCCTGCCTCTCCACCCCACCCCGGCCCTGCCTCTCCACCCCACCCCGGCCCTGCCTCTCCACCCTCTGGCCcacccctgccctgcctctccaccCTCTGGCCcacccctgccctgcctctccactCTCTGGCCcacccctgccctgcctctccaccCCACCCCGGCCCTGCCTCTCCACCCTCTGGCCCACCCTAGCCCTGCCTCTCCACCCCACCCCGGCCCTGCCTCTCCACCCCACCCCGGCCCTGCCTCTCCACCCTCTGGCCCACCCCTGCTCTGCCTCTCCACCCTCTGGCCCACCACGGCCCTGCCTCTCCACCCTCTGGCCCACCCCGGCCCTGCCTCTCCACCCCACCCCGGCCCTGCCTCTCCACCCTCTGGCCcacccctgccctgcctctccaccCCACCCCGGCCCTGGCTCTCCACCCCACACCGGCCCTGCCTCTCCACCCCACCCGTGCCCTGCCTCTCCACCCCCTGGCCcacccctgccctgcctctccaccCCACCCCGGCCCTGCCTCTCCACCCCCTGGCCCAACCCTGCCCGGCCTCTCCACCCCCTGGCCCACCCCTGCCCTGCCTGTCCACCCcacccctgccctgcctctccaccccctggcccacccctgccctgcctctccaccCCACCCCGGCCCTGCCTCTCCACCCCCTGGCCCACCCCGGCCCTGCCTCTCCACCCCACCCCGGCCCTGCCTCTCCACCCCCTGGCcccccctgccctgcctctccaccCCCTGGCCCACCCCGGCCCTGCCTCTCCACCCCCtgccccctcccaccccccctgGCCCTGCCCACCTGGCTCAGTACACGCCCATGTACCTTTGACCAATCTCCTCATGGCTCAGGCCTCCTGCCCCAGGGACCCATATCTGCACAACTCAATAACACGGATAAGTTATTCAGACTACCAGTAATGATATTGGTAATGTTGAAACCACAGAGGTGTGCTTCTGtggatcagacacacacacacacacacacacacacacacacacacacacacgctgctgctGTGGAAGAGAACAGTCatggctctctcacacacacacacacacacacacacacacacacacacacacacacacacacatatatacaccaatatacacacacacattgctgcACACACATTGCAAGTACACACACATTGCTGCTGCTGTGGAAGAGAACAGTCttggctctcacacacacacacatatacacacatacacacacacacacacgcacacgcacacacacgcacacacacatacacactgctgtgGAACAGAACTGTCATAGTTTGTGAGGAAGGTTTataagcagagagagatagacagaatcAAACTGAACCTCAGTAAAGTTCACATGCATACGGGGCaagtgtctcaaatggcaccctattccctttatagtgcactacttttgaccagcgtcctatgggccctagtcaaaagtagtgcactataaagggaatagcgtgccatttgagACCAGTCCCTTCCCTGTGTGCTCAGACAGTGGGTTTTTAACATGGAGTGACAAGTAACAAGTCTACCTGACAGATTGTACATACAAAAATTCATTCAGGCAGGAAAATTgcatatatatttataaatatccCAAATTGAAAAGCtactaagtctctctctctctctctctctctctctctctctctctctctctctctctctctctctctctctctctttaatcttactagtttactgtctctctctttttctccccaacaAACACCACTCTATAAATACATACTTTGAATTAGAGTCTTTACCTTGTCTCAAATTCGCCCAGACCAAGACTGCTATTTAATTCTTGTTGTTGTGTATCTCGAGTGGACGGACAAATATAACCACTGTCTGTGTTTACTCTTATGAGGGGCAAAGTGATTTTTTACGGCCATATATACAGGGCCTGTTGTGTGACCCTCCTACTCACTAGATTTAGCGACAAAGTAGCCTTTCTGACTGGCTGCTGAGTCTGGCCCCGTTTGGCCCATAATGTCCTCATTATTACACACAGCCTGAGCCCCAAATGACACcacattccctatgtagtgcactacttttgaccagagcccatagggaataggttgccatttgggacacttccacagtcaggactacagGGTGAGAACTGTGAACAAATCCCGTGCTGAATGTCAGAAATTCTTTTCTGCTGTAAACTCTACTCTTTAGTTTTTTCTTGGTTGAACCCACATGCTGTGGTCAcacagggattttttttattgataAAAAAGTGGggcttttgttttttgtttttttttggggggggggatgtcTTGTGACTTTGAGATGAAGTTGAACAAGTTGAGATACAGAGATGTGAGGGTGGGAACTCGTATCTGTCAAGGAATCTGATGACGTATTCTATGTAATGCAGTTCTGAAGCAACAGAGAGCCGTATTTCAAATCAAagt containing:
- the LOC139390483 gene encoding uncharacterized protein, whose translation is MYFSLRIALPLHPLAHPCPASPPHTGPASPPSGPPRPCLSTPWPTPALPLHPLAHPGPASPPSGPPRPCLSTPHRPCLSTLWPTPALPLHPLAHPGPASPPPGPPLPCLSTPWHTRALPLHLTPALPLHPTPALPLHPLAQPGPASPPHPGPASPPPGPPLPGLSTPWPTPALPLHPTPALPLHPLAHPGPASPPPGPPLPCLSTPPLPCLSTPWSTPALPLHPLAHPCPASPPHPCPASPPHPCPASPPPGPPLPCLSTPPLPCLSTPWPTPALPLHPLAHPCPASPLSGPPRPCLSTPALPCLSTLWPTPALPLHSLAHPCPASPPHPGPASPPSGPPQPCLSTPPRPCLSTPPRPCLSTLWPTPALPLHPLAHPCPASPLSGPPLPCLSTPPRPCLSTLWPTLALPLHPTPALPLHPTPALPLHPLAHPCSASPPSGPPRPCLSTLWPTPALPLHPTPALPLHPLAHPCPASPPHPGPGSPPHTGPASPPHPCPASPPPGPPLPCLSTPPRPCLSTPWPNPARPLHPLAHPCPACPPHPCPASPPPGPPLPCLSTPPRPCLSTPWPTPALPLHPTPALPLHPLAPPALPLHPLAHPGPASPPPAPSHPPWPCPPGSVHAHVPLTNLLMAQASCPRDPYLHNSITRISYSDYQ